The bacterium genomic interval CGGATCCAGTTTGCACCTGTCGGCCACAGGCACCAGGTACCGGTCGCGCACGAGTTCGCTGGGATGCTCGTCCAGCGCTGCGAGGGCCGCGTCGGCGAAGCGCACGCGGCCTTGGGCCGTCGCCCCCTCGACTCCTTCGAGTGCCCTGTCGATGCGGTAATCGAGGAACTGTCGGGGCTCGTCCAGCTTCTGCCTCAGAACCTCCGGCGCCCGGCGCGCCAAGTCGTCGGGATCGGCGCCCTCGGGAAGCTCGGCCACGAACACGTCGAGTCCGTAGCTGCTCTCCCAGCGGTAGATGCTGGCGGCCGCCGCCGAGCCCGCGGCGTCTGCGTCGAACGCCAGCAGGATCCGCTTGGTGAACCGGCTCAGCGTCTTCACGTGATCCTCGGTGAGTGCCGTGCCGCATGTGGCGACCGCCCGGGGGAGACCGGCGGCGTGGAGACCGATCACATCGGTGTAGCCCTCGCACACGATCACCTCGCCTGCACGCACGATGGCGTCCTTGGCCCAGTTCAGCCCGTAGAGCAGTCGGCTCTTGACATACAAGGTCGAATCCGGCGTGTTCTTGTACTTCGGTCCCGCCGGGCCGTCATCATCGGGCAGGATGCGCCCGCCAAAGCCAACCGGGTCACCCCGCACATCGAAGATCGGGAACAGCACCCGGCTATGGAAGTGGTCCGTGAGGCGGCCCCGTTCGTTCTGGCGCGCCAAGCCCGCGTCGATCAGCACTTCGGCGGAGACCTTCGAGCGCAGGGCGCGGCTCAACTTGTCCCAGCCCTCGGGAGCCCAGCCCAACTTGAAGGCCCGCACCTCATCCCCGCTCATACCCCGCGAGCGCAGGTAGCCCCGCGCCGCCCCGGCGTCTGCGTGCTGCAGCAGGCGCTCGTGATACCACTCCACCGCCGCCGCCACCGCTTCGATCAGCTTCTTGCGGCGCCCGCTCTGGGCGGCTTCCCCCTTGCTGTCATAGCGAAGGGTGATGCCGGCCCGGGCGGCCAGCATCTCCACGCCGGCGGCGAAGTCGAGCCCTTCGGTCTGGCGCACGAAGGTGATGGCGTCACCCGAGGCACGGCAGCCGAAGCAGTAGTAGAGCCCCTCCTCGGCGTTCACCGAGAAGGACGGCGTCTTCTCGGAGTGGAAGGGGCAGAGGCCCTGCCAGCGCCGCCCCGACTTGCGCAGCGCCACGGTGTTGCTGATGAGGCCGACGATGTCGGTGGCCTCGCGGACCCGGGCCACGTCCTCGGCGAGGATCCCCACGTTCAGCCTCCCGCGGCGCCCGGACCTGCGGCAATAGTGGCCTGCGGCAGGCGGGAGCGGGTCATGGCGGCAAGTTACCAGCCGTCATTTTCCCCCGGGGCAAGGTCGCCGGCCTGCGGCGCCGCCGTCGGGGTCCCGGACTCAGCGGGCAAGCCGTTCGTGCAGGTATCCCACCAGGTCGGCGATCGCCGGGCGGTCCTGGGCCATCGAGTCCCGCTCGCGCACGGTCACGGCGCCGTCCTGGAGTGTCTCGAAGTCCACCGTCACGCAGTACGGCGTGCCCAACTCGTCCTGGCGGCGGTAGCGGCGGCCGATGGACTGGGTCACGTCGAAATCCACCATCCAGTGCGGCACCAGCCTCTCCAGCACATCCCTCGCCCGTTCGATGAGATGCTCCTTGCGCGACAGCGGCAGCACCGCCACCTGGTACGGGGCGAGGCGGTGGTGCAGGCGGAGCACGGTCCGGGTCTCGCCGCGCACCTCCTCGGTGTCGTACGCGGCCAGCAGGAAGGCCATCATGGCCCTCGTCGCCCCGGCCGCCGGCTCGATCACGTGGGGCACGTAGCGCTCGTCGGTGGCGGGGTCGAAGTACTCCAACTTCTCGCCGGAGTGCTCGGCGTGGCGCCGCAGGTCGTAGTCGGTCCGGTTCGCCACGCCCTCCAGTTCGCCCCAGCCCCAGGGATAGCGGAACTCCACGTCGGAGGTGGCCTCGGAGTAGTGGCTGCGCTCGTCGGGGCCGTGGGGGCGCAGCCGCAACAGCTCGCCGCGGATGCCCAGATCCACGTACCAGCGCAGCCGCTCGGCGCACCAGTACTCGAACCAGCGGGAGGCCTCGGCGGGAGGCACGAAGAACTCCAACTCCATCTGCTCGAACTCCCGCGTCCGGAAGATGAAGTTGCCGGGGGTTATCTCGTTGCGGAACGACTTGCCGATCTGGGCGATGCCGAAGGGGGGCCGCAGCCGGCACGCCCGCTGCACGTTGGCGAAGTTCACGAACATGCCCTGGGCGGTCTCGGGC includes:
- the dnaG gene encoding DNA primase; amino-acid sequence: MGILAEDVARVREATDIVGLISNTVALRKSGRRWQGLCPFHSEKTPSFSVNAEEGLYYCFGCRASGDAITFVRQTEGLDFAAGVEMLAARAGITLRYDSKGEAAQSGRRKKLIEAVAAAVEWYHERLLQHADAGAARGYLRSRGMSGDEVRAFKLGWAPEGWDKLSRALRSKVSAEVLIDAGLARQNERGRLTDHFHSRVLFPIFDVRGDPVGFGGRILPDDDGPAGPKYKNTPDSTLYVKSRLLYGLNWAKDAIVRAGEVIVCEGYTDVIGLHAAGLPRAVATCGTALTEDHVKTLSRFTKRILLAFDADAAGSAAAASIYRWESSYGLDVFVAELPEGADPDDLARRAPEVLRQKLDEPRQFLDYRIDRALEGVEGATAQGRVRFADAALAALDEHPSELVRDRYLVPVADRCKLDPDLLRSTVERFRAARQAARGGRAARSDGFAGIETDESAGPSIAEQVLLLRLHAPPDLPDWVTARLFESDVERRIFVALAGGASLRDLQDVAGDEVAPTVARLAVCEPPEKADAVIGRFVYNAAMRRIADLVREARRSGDAELGRRWAETQLARDELLASGWSLAVAERLVGLLDDLADDLAGATEPFGEPVRADGAPGEEERFYEESPDSEFEGPPVTDVAGAGDPRP
- a CDS encoding glycine--tRNA ligase, with product MGDVAAEQNGERLDAVVNLCKRRGFVFRSAEIYGGFRSTYDYGPVGALMLRNVKEAWWRAMVQLRPDVVGIDAAILSPPAVWEASGHLESFTDPLVECRECGRRHREDQLEDPRQCPDCDSRGTLSEPRQFNLMFRTHAGPVVETGAEVYLRPETAQGMFVNFANVQRACRLRPPFGIAQIGKSFRNEITPGNFIFRTREFEQMELEFFVPPAEASRWFEYWCAERLRWYVDLGIRGELLRLRPHGPDERSHYSEATSDVEFRYPWGWGELEGVANRTDYDLRRHAEHSGEKLEYFDPATDERYVPHVIEPAAGATRAMMAFLLAAYDTEEVRGETRTVLRLHHRLAPYQVAVLPLSRKEHLIERARDVLERLVPHWMVDFDVTQSIGRRYRRQDELGTPYCVTVDFETLQDGAVTVRERDSMAQDRPAIADLVGYLHERLAR